The genomic interval CTTCAGGAATTAATTTCGGTTCGTTTTAACATCTCAAATCTGGTATAGTAATGGGTTTATTTAATTTTTGGAAAAAAGAAGAAAACAATCTCTTTGATGAAAATATTACGATCGAAGAAACTCGTTTTGTTGTTTTAGATACAGAAACGACTGGTTTTGATTACGATAACGATCGCATGTTATGCATTGGTGCGTTAGTTCTTCAAAACGGAATTATAAATATTCAGCAAAGTTTTGAAGTTTATCTTAAACAAGATCATTATGATAAATCTACCGCGCAAATTCATGGAATTTTAAAAGATTTGCTTGTCAAACGTCCAACGGAATTAGAAGCTTTACAGCAGTTTTTAGATTTTCTGGGCGATTCTATAATTATTGCTCATCACACTATTTTTGATGTTACAATGATAAATAAAGCGCTAGAAAGAAACGGACTTCCACAATTGACAAACAAAACTCTCGATACTGCCTATTTGTACAAAAAAACACTAATTCAATCTCATTTATTTGAACGAAAAGATCATTATACTTTAGACGATCTTGCTGATAAATTTGATATTTCAAAAAAAGACAGACATACCGCTTTGGGTGATGCGTACATTACTGCGATTGCCTTTCTTAAGATTGTTAAAAAACTGAAAGAAAAGAAATCGGTAAATCTAAATCAGCTTTTTAAGCCTCTTTAAGTTTTTTTTATGAGTCTTAAATTTACATTCGAAACTTCCAATTTACTATTTCATAATATTAGACTTACAATTATTAGCATTAAGAAAAAATTAACATAACCTGTATTTTGTTTTAGAAAGATAGCTTTGTTCTATCGAAAAAAAAACACAAAAAACAATTATGAAAACTAACCTTCTTAAATCTATCGCTTTATTTGGAATAGCGAGTCTTTCCTTATTGAGCTGTCAAAATGATGACAAAGATTCGAAAAACGATGTAAATGCTAGCATCGATTTTACATCAAACTCAAAAGTACCTGCTTTTGTTTATCCGATGACTGGATTCGAAAACCTAAAAATCAGCACTTTAATTGCAAGTTCTGATGTTTTACCACAATCACCTTCATTTGTTTATGGAGCGCAGCCAGATGGTGCAGGATTAATGAAAGATCCAAACAGCGATGGTTATATTTTGATTACTAACCACGAAATTTTACAATCTGTTTCAAGAGTTTATTTAGACAAAACTTTCAAACCTGTAAAAGGAGATTATTTAGTTGACGGAGTTGGAGGTTTAACTCGTTTATGTTCTGCAACTTTAGCAACTCCAGAAATCCACGGATTTGGTCCTATCTTTTTAACGGCTGGAGAAAGTGGTCAAGAAAGTATGGTACACGGAATTAATCCTTTAGGTTTGTCTTCAGATAAAGCAAGAACAGACAGAGTTTTGCCTGCATTAGGAAAAGCAAGTATGGAAAATGCTGTTCCGCTTCCAAAAGAAGCTTATCCTGGAAAAACAGTTATTTTAATTGGTGAAGATCAGTCTTACGCAACTTCTCACGTAAGTGCAGGTCAGTTGATTATGTATGTAAGTACAGTTGGTGATTTAAATAACGGAAAATTATATGCCTTAAAAAGAACTGACGGAAATCAGGTTGAAACAACAATAACATTAAACAATTCATATCCAGTTGAATTTGTTGAAATTCCAAATGCTAAAAACTTAACCGGAGCTGTAATTAATACAACTGTAAATGACTTAAAAGCAATTCGTTTTTCTAGAGTTGAAGACGTAGATTACAGAAAAGGAAGCGCAATTAACAACAGAGAAATCTATTTTACAGCAACTGGCCAAGCAACAAATAACGCTCCTGTTGAAGGTTACACCATGTGGGGAAGAGTTTATAAATTGAAACTTGATGCTACAAACCCTTTAAAAGGAACTTTAGAATTGGCTGTTGAAGGTGATAGTACTCCTGGAACTGGAATCATCAATCCAGATAACTTATGTGTAACTGAAAACTACGTTTACATTCAGGAAGATGGTGACAGCTACTACACAGCTGCTCAACACGATTCATACATCTGGCAATACAATATCGCTACAAAACAAAACAAAGCATGGTTAAACATGAACCACAAAAGAGCTGATGTTGCATGGAATACACTTTACAACCAAACTGGCGAAATGAGATTTGGAAGCTGGGAATATGGTGCTATGGAAGACATTTCAGATATCATTGGTGTTCCAAATACCTTTACCGTAAATATTCACCCTCACACTTGGCAAAGTGACGCATTTAAAAATGCTGATGGTTCTGGAACTCAAACTAACAAAGAAGGTGGGCAAACTGTAATTATTAGAAACGTACAGCGATAAATTTCTACCAAAATCTATTTGACAACCCTTATTTTTACAGTAAGGGTTGTTTCTATTACAACACCATTATGAAATTCAACCATTTTACTTTTCTATTTATAATATTTTGTTTTTTCATTTCCTGTAAAGAAAACAAAACATCAAAATCTACAGTTAAACAAGAATTGCTTATTAATTTAAGTAAACTAGATAACGAAATTGCAAAATTCCAAAAATTAGTAACAAGCAATTCGTCGCAGAAAGAAATTGTAGACCAATTTAAAAAATCACGTTTAGTCTATAAAAAAGCTGAATGGGCAATTGAATATTTTATTCCTGAGACAGCCAGATTTATGAATGGTCCAGCTCTTGATGAAATGGAATTGGAAGAAAACAGATCTTTTGAACCTCACGGATTTCAGGTTATGGAGGAAATGATTTATCCTGAATATGACATCAAAAATAAAGAAGATTTAGTACGAGAGTTAAATGTTTTTCGAGCAAATATTAAACAGCTTAAAAGCACTTTTGATGTAATAACTATAAGTGATGATTATGTTCTAGATGCGATTCAGCAAAATGTTTTCAGGGTTATTG from Flavobacterium sp. YJ01 carries:
- a CDS encoding 3'-5' exonuclease, translated to MGLFNFWKKEENNLFDENITIEETRFVVLDTETTGFDYDNDRMLCIGALVLQNGIINIQQSFEVYLKQDHYDKSTAQIHGILKDLLVKRPTELEALQQFLDFLGDSIIIAHHTIFDVTMINKALERNGLPQLTNKTLDTAYLYKKTLIQSHLFERKDHYTLDDLADKFDISKKDRHTALGDAYITAIAFLKIVKKLKEKKSVNLNQLFKPL